The segment AGCAAACTGGAAAAAATCATTTACTTAGCAGATTATATCGAGCCAGGAAGATCCTTCCCTGGAGTCGATGAGGTTAGAGAATTAGCGATGATCAGTTTGGATGATGCTTTTATAAAATCAGTTAAAAATACAATTTCATTTTTAATGAGCCGCAACCAATCGGTCTTTCCTGCGACATTTGAAATGTATAACAGCTTTGTAACAAAAACGGAGGTAGAATAAATGGAAGAACGTAATTTGCTTTTGACTGCTGTTAAAGCAGCAGATGATAAACGAGCAGAAAATATAGTAGCATTAAACATGAAAGGAATCTCTTTAGTCTCAGATTATTTCGTGATTTGTCACGGTAATTCTGATAAACAGGTGCAGGCAATTGCGAATGAGATTAAAGATAAATGTGGAGAAATTGGTGTAACAGTCAAGCGTTTGGAAGGATTCCAAGAAGCGAAATGGATTCTTGTTGACCTTGGAGACATCGTTGTGCACGTCTTTCACCGTGATGAAAGAACGTATTACAATTTGGAAAGACTTTGGGGAGATGCACCAGTTGAAAATATCCAAAGTGTGATTGAGCAATGAGTTATCAGCAATTCGCTTATCTATATGACAGGTTGATGGATGATGTTCCATATGATAAGTGGGTGGAGCTCCTATTAGCAGCGAGACAGGAGTACAACATAAAGGGCAGTAATCTCCTTGATTTAGCCTGTGGTACTGGTGAGCTGTCCGTTAGGCTGGCTCAAAAGGGGTTTGCTGTAACAGGTGCAGATATTTCTTCAGATATGCTAAGTGTTGCTCAAAACAAAGCGGCAGAACATAATCTTTCTGTGTTTTTTATGGAGAAGGACATGTCAGAGCTTGAGGATTTACCATTGTTTGATTTCATCGGTATCTTTTGTGATTCATTAAATTACCTGCAGACAGAAGAACAGGTTGTGAACACATTTAAGGGTGTATATGAGCACTTAGATGATGGCGGATTATTTATGTTTGACGTTCATTCCTTGTATAAAATGAACCATCTTTTCCAAAATCAAACGTATGCACTGAATGATGAAGATGTCAGTCTTATTTGGCTCTGCTATGAAGGAGAACATCCTAACAGTGTCGAGCATGATTTATCGTTTTTCCATTTGGACGAGTCCACACAGCAATATAATCGTTATGATGAATTGCATTTTCAACGGACTTTTTCAATAGAGCAATACAGCAGTTGGCTTAAATCCGCCGGTTTTTCGATTCAGAAAGTGACCGCGGATTTTCAGAATGGCGAAATAAAAGAGGACGCAGAGAGAATCTTTTTTTACTGCATGAAATAACTAAAGAAACACACCTTTTTTGAGGTGTGTTTTTTATGTACACTTTTTGTGTAAAAGCTAGTTACAAGAAAAAACAAACTAATAAGCAGGAATTTTCTTTTACGTCTCGAATGGTATAATAGCAGAAATTCCTAAATATTTTTATGGATAACTAAGGAATTTTTGACTGACTGTAAATCCTCTTCAAATTTATGCTGTGTTGCTTGAAACAGTTGATTGAATGTATCACCAATGTTCTTTTCCAATACGTTAATGCCTTCTCCTGTGACCCCGCCTTTTACACTAACCTTTTCTTGCAGTGTCGGTAATGTGTAATACCCCTTTTCTAACAGCTGTCCTAGCCCTATCAGCATCTCACTTGCCAGCTTTGTGGCCGTGTCGGCGTCAATGTCCGTTTCCTCAACAGCCCCATCAATAAAGCG is part of the Niallia taxi genome and harbors:
- the rsfS gene encoding ribosome silencing factor — translated: MEERNLLLTAVKAADDKRAENIVALNMKGISLVSDYFVICHGNSDKQVQAIANEIKDKCGEIGVTVKRLEGFQEAKWILVDLGDIVVHVFHRDERTYYNLERLWGDAPVENIQSVIEQ
- a CDS encoding class I SAM-dependent DNA methyltransferase; the protein is MSYQQFAYLYDRLMDDVPYDKWVELLLAARQEYNIKGSNLLDLACGTGELSVRLAQKGFAVTGADISSDMLSVAQNKAAEHNLSVFFMEKDMSELEDLPLFDFIGIFCDSLNYLQTEEQVVNTFKGVYEHLDDGGLFMFDVHSLYKMNHLFQNQTYALNDEDVSLIWLCYEGEHPNSVEHDLSFFHLDESTQQYNRYDELHFQRTFSIEQYSSWLKSAGFSIQKVTADFQNGEIKEDAERIFFYCMK